A single genomic interval of Petroclostridium xylanilyticum harbors:
- the ruvC gene encoding crossover junction endodeoxyribonuclease RuvC has protein sequence MVILGIDPGIAIVGYGIIKYEGNKFTVIDYGAVTTAPSMSLPERLKVIYRETEGLIDTYHPDVVTVEELFFNKNVKTALTVGHGRGVAILAAANKGLNIYEYTPLQVKQSVVGYGRAEKAQVQQMVKVILSLTAVPKPDDVADALAVAVCHAHSANMNNRLRHGYI, from the coding sequence ATGGTAATATTGGGAATTGACCCGGGTATTGCAATTGTCGGCTATGGTATAATAAAATATGAAGGAAACAAGTTTACTGTCATAGATTACGGAGCTGTTACTACTGCTCCGTCCATGAGCTTACCCGAAAGACTTAAAGTGATATACCGGGAGACTGAAGGTTTAATTGATACTTACCATCCTGATGTGGTTACTGTGGAGGAATTGTTTTTTAATAAAAATGTAAAAACAGCTCTTACTGTTGGACATGGCAGAGGTGTGGCAATTCTTGCAGCAGCCAACAAAGGATTGAATATTTATGAATATACTCCACTGCAGGTGAAGCAGTCAGTAGTGGGTTATGGGAGGGCAGAAAAGGCGCAGGTACAGCAGATGGTGAAAGTAATATTATCGCTAACTGCAGTTCCCAAGCCTGATGATGTTGCCGATGCCTTGGCTGTAGCAGTTTGTCACGCCCATTCGGCCAATATGAATAACAGGTTGAGGCATGGGTACATTTAA
- a CDS encoding argininosuccinate synthase has protein sequence MSSKEKVVLAYSGGLDTSIIIPWLKENYDYEVIAMAADVGQGEELAPLREKAIKTGASKIYIEDLKEEFVTDFIFPTLKAGAVYEGKYLLGTSFARPCIAKRLVEIAKKEGAVAICHGATGKGNDQVRFELTVKALAPHLKIIAPWRIWDIKSREDAIDYAQARNIPIPVTKKDNYSMDRNLWHLSHEGSDLEDPWNEPQYDKLLKLMTTPEKAPEQPTYVEIYFEQGIPKKINGKEYGPVELIQELNKIGGENGIGIADIVENRLVGMKSRGVYETPGGTILYTAHRELEYLTLDRQTLHYKEMIAIKFAELVYDGNWYTPLREALSAFVDSTQRTVTGTVRLKLYKGNCMPAGAKSEFSLYNEAIATFGRDEVYNQKDAEGFINLFGLPLKVRAMMMEKNK, from the coding sequence ATGAGTAGTAAAGAAAAAGTAGTATTAGCCTATTCGGGCGGTTTAGATACTTCCATTATTATACCATGGTTGAAAGAAAATTACGACTATGAAGTAATTGCCATGGCTGCAGACGTAGGACAAGGAGAAGAACTGGCTCCTTTAAGGGAAAAAGCAATCAAGACCGGTGCAAGTAAAATTTATATAGAAGATCTTAAGGAAGAATTTGTTACCGACTTTATATTTCCTACACTAAAAGCCGGTGCCGTATATGAAGGCAAATATTTATTAGGTACCTCCTTTGCAAGGCCCTGTATTGCAAAAAGGCTTGTGGAAATAGCCAAAAAAGAAGGTGCTGTTGCCATATGCCATGGAGCAACCGGAAAAGGTAATGACCAGGTTAGGTTTGAGCTTACAGTGAAAGCATTGGCACCTCATCTGAAGATCATAGCTCCGTGGAGAATATGGGATATTAAGTCCAGGGAAGACGCCATTGACTACGCCCAGGCAAGAAATATACCCATTCCTGTTACCAAGAAAGACAATTACAGCATGGATAGGAATTTGTGGCATCTCAGCCATGAAGGTTCTGACCTTGAAGACCCGTGGAATGAACCACAGTACGATAAATTGCTTAAATTGATGACAACCCCTGAAAAAGCTCCAGAACAACCAACTTATGTGGAAATTTATTTTGAACAGGGGATTCCTAAAAAAATTAACGGCAAAGAATATGGCCCCGTTGAGTTGATCCAGGAATTGAATAAAATAGGAGGAGAAAATGGCATAGGTATTGCGGATATTGTGGAAAACAGGCTTGTTGGAATGAAATCCCGCGGTGTATATGAAACACCGGGAGGAACAATCCTTTACACCGCACATAGGGAACTGGAATACCTGACATTAGACAGACAAACCCTTCATTACAAGGAAATGATTGCAATCAAATTTGCAGAGCTGGTTTATGATGGAAACTGGTATACGCCTTTGAGAGAAGCTTTATCAGCATTTGTGGACAGCACTCAAAGAACAGTGACAGGCACTGTAAGACTCAAACTTTATAAGGGTAACTGTATGCCTGCAGGAGCAAAGTCTGAATTCTCTCTGTATAATGAAGCAATTGCAACTTTCGGCAGAGATGAAGTTTATAACCAAAAGGATGCTGAAGGCTTTATTAACTTGTTCGGTTTACCGTTAAAAGTTAGAGCTATGATGATGGAAAAAAATAAATAA
- the argH gene encoding argininosuccinate lyase — translation MKLWGGRFQKATDHMVDDFNSSIRFDQRMYRQDILGSIAHANMLGECGIISKEDSQLIQKTLHEILADIEAGKIEFEIDAEDIHMNIEKILISRIGDVGKKLHTGRSRNDQVALDIRMYLKDEVVQLCSILIELEQVLISLSQNHLETIMPGYTHLQKAQPITFAHHLMAYFQMFKRDIERLMDCYKRINVMPLGSGALAGTTYNLNRHLVARQLGFDEITQNSLDGVSDRDFAIELASCLSIVMMHLSRFCEELILWSTHEFSFIEMDDAYSTGSSIMPQKKNPDVAELIRGKTGRVYGDLMALLTVMKSLPLAYNKDMQEDKEAIFDAIDTVKLCLPVFIKMIETMKPNKANMYKGAQGGFTNATDVADYLVKKGLPFREAHEVVGKMVLYCIRNNKNLDDLSLDEYKNCSPLFEEDIYQAISLKHCVEDRSLPGGPAKKAVLDSIEHGKQFISKMKEIF, via the coding sequence ATGAAGCTGTGGGGTGGCAGATTTCAAAAAGCCACAGATCATATGGTGGATGATTTCAACTCATCTATAAGGTTTGACCAACGGATGTACCGCCAGGACATTTTGGGCAGCATTGCCCATGCAAATATGCTTGGAGAATGTGGAATCATCTCTAAAGAAGATTCCCAACTTATCCAGAAAACTCTCCATGAAATATTGGCAGATATTGAAGCAGGCAAAATTGAATTTGAAATTGATGCAGAAGATATTCATATGAATATAGAAAAAATTCTTATTTCGAGAATTGGCGATGTAGGAAAAAAACTACACACAGGCAGAAGCCGCAATGACCAAGTAGCGCTTGATATACGGATGTATCTGAAGGATGAAGTTGTCCAATTGTGTTCAATACTTATTGAATTGGAACAGGTACTTATATCATTAAGTCAAAACCATCTGGAAACCATTATGCCCGGCTATACACATCTGCAAAAAGCTCAACCCATAACCTTTGCCCATCATTTAATGGCTTATTTCCAGATGTTTAAACGGGATATTGAGAGGTTAATGGATTGTTATAAAAGAATAAATGTAATGCCCTTGGGCTCGGGTGCTTTAGCAGGCACAACCTATAACCTCAACCGCCACCTGGTTGCCAGGCAGCTGGGCTTTGATGAAATTACCCAAAATAGCCTTGACGGGGTAAGCGATAGAGACTTTGCCATAGAATTGGCCTCCTGCCTCTCTATTGTTATGATGCATTTGAGCCGTTTCTGTGAAGAGTTGATTTTATGGTCTACCCATGAGTTTTCTTTTATTGAAATGGATGATGCCTATAGTACCGGAAGCAGCATCATGCCGCAGAAAAAAAATCCGGACGTTGCAGAACTAATCAGAGGAAAGACAGGAAGGGTTTATGGAGACCTCATGGCGCTATTAACAGTCATGAAATCTTTGCCTCTTGCTTATAATAAGGACATGCAGGAAGATAAAGAAGCAATTTTTGACGCCATTGATACCGTAAAGCTTTGTCTGCCTGTATTTATTAAAATGATTGAGACAATGAAACCCAATAAGGCCAACATGTATAAAGGCGCACAGGGTGGTTTTACCAATGCCACTGATGTAGCCGATTACCTGGTCAAAAAAGGACTGCCTTTCAGGGAAGCTCATGAAGTAGTTGGAAAAATGGTATTGTACTGCATTCGTAATAATAAAAATCTGGATGATTTATCATTAGATGAATACAAAAACTGCTCCCCGCTCTTCGAGGAAGACATATACCAGGCTATTAGTCTTAAACATTGCGTTGAAGATAGATCTCTGCCCGGCGGCCCGGCCAAAAAAGCCGTTTTGGATTCTATCGAACATGGAAAGCAATTTATTTCGAAAATGAAAGAAATATTCTAA
- a CDS encoding universal stress protein UspA — protein sequence MKKVPRIMVCVTRQKTCERLIKIGKKTALEVGADVFVVHVAKEGSNFLDNPHEGEALEYLFQISKNAGADMTVLRSNNVVNTLAEFANKNMISTIILGESPYSHNNTNIIRQLEHLLPTVEIRIVSA from the coding sequence GTGAAAAAGGTTCCCAGAATTATGGTGTGCGTAACACGACAAAAAACTTGTGAACGATTGATAAAAATTGGGAAAAAAACTGCTCTTGAGGTTGGTGCAGACGTTTTTGTCGTCCATGTAGCCAAAGAAGGTTCAAACTTTTTAGATAACCCTCATGAGGGTGAAGCCTTGGAATATTTGTTTCAGATTTCCAAGAATGCAGGTGCAGATATGACTGTTCTGCGTTCCAATAATGTAGTAAATACCCTGGCAGAGTTTGCAAATAAGAATATGATTTCTACAATTATTTTAGGAGAATCACCCTATTCCCACAACAATACTAATATTATACGACAGTTGGAACATCTTTTACCCACCGTTGAAATCAGAATAGTCTCTGCATAA
- a CDS encoding Uma2 family endonuclease gives MPLPQENKKYTYADYLTWPEEERWEIIDGVPYMQASPTWQHQALSRELLTQFSNYLKDKPCQVFAAPFDLRIPCGNEKDEHTTNVFQPDILVVCDKKGLKGTGYYGVPSLIIEISSPSTARRDRVLKFNRYENAGVKEYWIVEPEGNFVNVFILQDNKRYGRPEAYTEENKVKVSIFPDLIIDLAPVFGSI, from the coding sequence GTGCCATTGCCTCAAGAAAACAAAAAATACACTTATGCTGATTATTTAACCTGGCCGGAAGAAGAAAGATGGGAGATTATTGACGGGGTGCCCTATATGCAAGCTTCCCCGACCTGGCAGCATCAGGCGTTATCAAGAGAGTTGTTGACACAGTTTAGCAACTATCTCAAAGATAAACCCTGTCAAGTATTTGCTGCACCTTTCGATTTGAGAATCCCTTGTGGAAACGAGAAAGATGAACATACCACCAATGTCTTTCAGCCTGATATTCTTGTTGTTTGTGATAAAAAAGGATTAAAAGGTACCGGATATTATGGTGTACCATCTCTCATTATCGAAATATCTTCACCGTCAACTGCACGGAGAGACCGGGTATTGAAATTTAATAGATATGAAAATGCAGGAGTAAAGGAATATTGGATAGTTGAACCTGAAGGCAATTTTGTAAATGTCTTTATTCTTCAGGACAATAAAAGGTATGGCAGGCCGGAGGCTTATACCGAAGAAAATAAAGTCAAGGTATCTATTTTTCCTGACCTTATCATTGATTTAGCTCCTGTATTTGGTTCGATTTGA
- a CDS encoding glutamate-5-semialdehyde dehydrogenase, with amino-acid sequence MSELILKGEKAKKASYQLSNISTIIKDNALQAIADELIKNEDKILEANNKDLTNAKEKGISGALLDRLTLNNKRILSMAEGVLQIKSLPDPIGEVISMWKRPNNLTIGQKRVPLGVIGIIYEARPNVTVDAAALCLKAGNAVILRGGSEAIHSNRTIVEIMNEAIIKAGLPEGSIQLIEDTRRETAVEMMKLNKYIDVLIPRGGAGLIQTVVNNSTVPVIETGVGNCHVYVDDECDQEMAEKIVINAKTSRPGVCNAAETLLVSRKIAQEFLPKVLSSLRKLNVEIRGCEEVQKIFPDVVPATEEDWYKEYLDYIIAVKVVDDIDHAIEHINKYGTRHSEAIVTTNYNKSQQFLQEVDAAAVYVNASTRFTDGFEFGFGSEIGISTQKLHARGPMGLKELTTIKYIIFGSGQVR; translated from the coding sequence ATGAGCGAATTGATTTTAAAAGGTGAAAAAGCTAAAAAAGCATCTTATCAATTATCAAACATTTCAACCATCATTAAAGACAATGCATTACAGGCAATTGCTGATGAGTTAATAAAAAATGAAGATAAAATCCTTGAAGCCAACAACAAGGATTTAACAAATGCAAAAGAAAAAGGGATTTCAGGAGCCCTGCTGGATAGATTAACTTTAAATAATAAAAGGATTTTATCAATGGCAGAAGGTGTTTTGCAGATTAAGAGCCTGCCGGACCCCATAGGTGAAGTAATCTCCATGTGGAAACGTCCAAACAATCTTACTATCGGACAGAAGAGAGTCCCCCTTGGGGTTATAGGAATCATATATGAAGCCCGGCCCAATGTAACAGTTGATGCCGCAGCCCTGTGCTTAAAGGCAGGAAATGCAGTTATACTGCGTGGCGGCAGTGAAGCAATCCACTCCAATAGGACAATCGTTGAAATCATGAATGAAGCTATAATAAAAGCAGGTTTACCGGAAGGAAGCATACAGCTTATTGAAGATACCCGCAGGGAAACTGCTGTAGAAATGATGAAGCTGAATAAATACATCGATGTACTTATTCCGCGCGGAGGGGCAGGGCTTATTCAGACAGTGGTAAATAATTCTACCGTTCCCGTTATTGAGACCGGTGTCGGCAACTGCCATGTGTATGTGGATGACGAATGTGACCAGGAAATGGCTGAAAAGATCGTCATCAATGCAAAGACCAGCCGCCCGGGAGTGTGCAATGCCGCAGAAACTCTTCTTGTCAGCAGAAAAATAGCACAGGAATTCCTGCCAAAAGTTTTAAGCAGCCTGAGGAAATTGAATGTAGAAATCAGAGGATGTGAAGAGGTCCAAAAAATATTTCCGGATGTTGTTCCGGCTACTGAAGAAGATTGGTATAAAGAATATCTTGACTACATCATTGCAGTAAAGGTAGTGGATGATATTGACCACGCTATTGAACATATCAATAAATATGGGACCAGGCATTCCGAGGCTATTGTTACTACTAACTATAATAAATCACAGCAATTCCTGCAGGAAGTTGATGCTGCAGCGGTATATGTAAATGCATCTACCCGGTTCACCGACGGTTTTGAATTCGGTTTTGGCTCAGAAATAGGAATCAGTACCCAGAAGCTGCACGCCCGGGGACCAATGGGATTAAAGGAATTGACCACAATTAAATATATTATATTTGGAAGCGGGCAGGTTCGGTGA
- the proB gene encoding glutamate 5-kinase — MDQILKEIQTSQRIIVKVGTSTLTYDTGKLNLKRIECLVRVLSDLKNEGRQIILVTSGAIGVGVGKLGLRQRPKTTQEKQAVAAVGQCELMHLYDKLFSEYGHIVAQVLLTKDVVEEAHRKRNAINTFNTLLELGIIPIVNENDTVAVEEIEFGDNDTLSAVVGALVNADLLVILSDIDGLYNADPRIDSSAKIIPVVEEITEEIKKLAGGAGSNRGTGGMATKISAAEIACKAGVNMIIANGEDPRILYEIFEGKQVGTLFLKEGQHIVRQLKEIV; from the coding sequence ATGGACCAGATATTAAAAGAAATTCAGACTTCTCAACGAATAATTGTAAAAGTGGGTACATCCACTTTAACGTATGATACAGGAAAATTAAATTTAAAAAGAATTGAATGCCTTGTAAGGGTATTGTCAGACTTGAAAAATGAGGGCAGGCAGATCATACTTGTCACCTCCGGTGCAATTGGTGTGGGTGTTGGAAAGCTTGGACTCCGGCAAAGGCCAAAAACAACCCAGGAAAAGCAAGCTGTTGCCGCTGTAGGACAATGTGAGCTTATGCATCTTTATGATAAACTGTTTTCTGAATATGGTCATATTGTAGCACAAGTTCTGTTAACAAAAGATGTTGTAGAAGAAGCACACCGTAAAAGAAATGCCATAAACACTTTTAACACTTTGTTGGAATTAGGAATTATTCCTATAGTGAATGAAAATGATACGGTTGCAGTTGAAGAAATTGAATTTGGGGATAATGATACTTTATCGGCAGTGGTGGGTGCGCTGGTAAATGCTGACCTTTTAGTGATTCTTTCTGATATAGACGGCTTATACAATGCAGACCCCAGAATTGATTCAAGTGCAAAAATTATTCCTGTTGTAGAAGAAATTACCGAGGAAATTAAGAAATTGGCGGGTGGTGCCGGAAGTAACAGAGGGACCGGAGGCATGGCTACCAAAATTTCTGCAGCTGAAATTGCATGCAAAGCCGGAGTTAATATGATTATTGCCAACGGAGAAGATCCTAGAATATTATATGAGATTTTTGAAGGTAAACAGGTAGGTACTTTATTTTTGAAAGAAGGCCAGCATATTGTGCGGCAGTTAAAAGAGATTGTATAA
- a CDS encoding peptidoglycan D,D-transpeptidase FtsI family protein, translating to MIYHNRLRFITVFFTILFLCMFVRLLYFQVIQKDFLTQQAARQRAIDTTLKVARGNIYDRNMIPFTDREDKYYVVVIPNLFKDFVQVSQDLSKYTGYSTQQIKEILGEKKPVTFIIDNYSEEEITEKLNYPGVKIISLSKRYGNSSLARHVIGYINDVDQSGYSGIEKAFNQYLATQKSQSIGMVGDAFKRSIPGLGYRVVNCFGSNDNTGVRLTLDYHIQSIVEKVADSQMKSGAVVVTDVQTGDILALASRPNYLQDDIKQYIESQESELVNKAFSAYDAGSIFKIVVAAAALEQQTIEMETPFTCTGRIDVDGKEFKCYKEDGHGEINFIKGFAYSCNPLFIDTGLKLGYKSIIDMAKRFGFGSPIHLFDGLEQQSGNVPDKKYVSPREIANISIGQGEILVTPIQVADMVTTIANNGIRKKLNIVDAIVTDDGNVVKQLRREDDTPVISADIAKKIQKMMEEVTASGTGTNARIEEYGGAAGKTGSAETGWKTEDGQTKVHAWFTGYFPITKPKYAMVVFVENGRQGGKAAAPIFKEIAEEILKLNYK from the coding sequence TTGATTTATCACAACAGATTAAGGTTTATCACAGTTTTTTTTACAATATTATTCTTATGCATGTTTGTGAGACTTTTATATTTCCAGGTAATACAGAAAGATTTTTTAACCCAACAAGCAGCCCGGCAAAGAGCTATCGATACGACATTGAAAGTTGCCAGGGGTAATATTTATGATAGAAATATGATACCTTTCACCGATAGGGAAGATAAATATTATGTGGTCGTTATTCCCAACCTTTTTAAAGATTTTGTCCAGGTATCCCAGGACCTGTCAAAATATACGGGATATAGTACACAACAAATAAAAGAGATATTAGGTGAAAAAAAACCCGTAACTTTTATCATAGATAATTATTCTGAGGAAGAGATTACTGAAAAATTAAATTATCCCGGAGTTAAAATTATAAGCTTAAGCAAGAGATATGGCAATTCTTCATTGGCAAGACATGTTATAGGATATATAAATGACGTTGACCAGTCGGGATATTCCGGAATTGAAAAGGCATTCAATCAATACCTCGCCACTCAAAAATCTCAGAGCATAGGGATGGTTGGAGATGCTTTCAAACGTTCCATACCCGGCCTGGGCTACAGGGTTGTAAATTGTTTTGGCAGTAACGACAATACCGGAGTGCGTCTTACTTTGGATTATCATATACAAAGCATAGTGGAGAAAGTAGCGGACTCACAAATGAAAAGCGGCGCCGTTGTTGTGACCGACGTACAAACGGGTGATATTCTGGCGTTAGCCAGCAGGCCTAATTATTTGCAGGATGATATTAAGCAGTATATAGAGAGCCAGGAAAGTGAGCTGGTTAATAAAGCATTTTCCGCATATGATGCAGGTTCTATATTTAAAATTGTTGTTGCTGCAGCTGCCCTGGAACAGCAGACTATTGAGATGGAGACGCCTTTTACATGCACTGGACGTATCGATGTGGATGGAAAAGAATTTAAGTGCTATAAAGAAGATGGTCATGGTGAAATTAATTTTATAAAGGGGTTTGCCTATTCCTGCAATCCTCTATTTATAGACACAGGATTAAAGTTAGGGTATAAATCCATTATAGATATGGCAAAGAGATTTGGATTTGGAAGCCCTATACATCTTTTTGACGGACTGGAGCAGCAGTCAGGAAATGTTCCAGATAAGAAGTATGTTTCTCCTAGAGAGATTGCCAATATCTCTATAGGACAGGGAGAAATACTTGTAACGCCCATCCAGGTGGCGGATATGGTAACAACTATAGCGAATAATGGGATAAGAAAGAAATTAAATATTGTAGATGCGATTGTAACAGATGATGGAAATGTAGTAAAACAGTTACGACGTGAAGATGATACACCAGTTATCAGCGCTGACATTGCCAAAAAGATTCAGAAGATGATGGAAGAAGTAACAGCTTCAGGAACAGGAACAAATGCCAGGATTGAAGAATACGGAGGTGCAGCAGGAAAAACCGGCAGTGCCGAAACAGGGTGGAAAACAGAAGACGGACAAACAAAAGTCCATGCCTGGTTCACAGGATATTTTCCTATTACCAAGCCCAAGTATGCAATGGTAGTATTTGTAGAAAACGGAAGGCAGGGGGGAAAGGCCGCAGCACCAATTTTTAAAGAAATTGCAGAAGAAATTTTAAAGTTGAATTATAAGTAG